The sequence CGGGCCTGGCAATGATCTTCGTGTGCGCCACGCTGGTGAAGATGAAGCGCGAGCGCTACCTGTGGGTGGCGGCCGTGCCGACGGCGTGGCTGCTCGCCTGCACGCTGACGGCGGGCTGGCAGAAGTTGTTCCATGCCGACCCGAAGATCGGCTTCCTGGCGAACGTGGCGCGCTTCTCCGATGCGCTCGCGCGCGGCGAGGTGCTCGCGCCGGCCAAGTCGCTCGCGGAAATGCGGCGCGTGATCTTCAACAACCAGCTCGACGCCGCGCTGTGCGCGCTGTTCATGGGCGTGGTGGTGCTCACCTTGGTGTTCGCGCTGCGCGCCGCCCTGCGTGCGCGCCGCAGCGACGCGCCGACCGCGATGGAGACGCCGCATGTGGCGCTCGATGCCGTTCGCTGAGCGCCTGCGCACCGAGTTCGCCGACGCCTGGCGCGCGGCGAAGCAGACGGCGCGCCTGGCGATCGGCATGCCGGATTACGAGGTGTATGTGGCGCACGTGCGCGCCTGCCATCCGGAGGCGACACCGATGACGCGCGAAGCCTTCGCGATCGAACGGATGCAGGCGCGCTATGCGCGGGGTCGCTCGCGCTGCTGCTGAGGGCCGCTCAGTAACGCGAGCTGATGTTCTTCTGCCAGCCTTCTGTCCGTCGGCGGTCCTTGCCGCTGCGCCGGTCTTCCTTGTCCAGCTCGAACCGGATCATTTCGCGACGGTCGTGGCCCTGACGGCGCTCGACGTTTTTCCGGCGCTCCGGGCCCATGTAGCGCAGGCCTTCTCCGCGTTCGGTCAGTACGTCCATCCTGCACTTCCCCCCGTGGCTGGAACACCACGCTCTGCCCTCTGAAGACGTGAAACGGCTCCGGTAACGGCCGGGCCCGAATGCGGCCGGGGGGCTGACCCCGGCCGCTTGTCGGTCACCAGCGCCCGACCAGCCGTTGCGGCTTACTTCGCCTCGTCGCCGATGTGCTGCTTCAGCCAGGCATTGACCGTGTCGTGCCACAGCACGCTGTTCTGCGGCTTGAGCACCCAATGGTTTTCATCGGGGAAGTACAGGAACTTCGATTCGATGCCCTGGCGCTGTGCCGCGGTGAACGCACCGATGCCCTGCTCCACCGGAATGCGGAAGTCCTGCTGGCCGTGCACCACGAGGATCGGCTTCTTCCAGTTCTTCACGTGGTTCACCGGATTGAAGCGCTCGTAGCCCTCCGGATGGTCGATGGCGGTGCCGCCGTTCTCCCATTCGCTGAACCACAGTTCTTCCGTCGCGAACCCCATCATGCGCTGGTCGAACACGCCGTCGTGCGTGACCAGGCACTTCCACGGTTCGTTCCAGTTGCCGGCGATCCAGTTGACCATGAAGCCGCCGTAGGACGCGCCGAGCGCGCAGGCCTTGTCGGCGTTGAGGAAGTCGAACTGCTGCTGCGCCGCGGCCCAACCCTTCTGCAGGTCTTCCAGCGGGCGATCGCCCCAGTGCTGGCTGATCGCATCGGTGAAGGCCTGGCCGTAACCGGTGGAGCCGTGGAAGTCGATCATGACCACCGCGTAGCCCTGGCCCGCGTACGTCTGCGGATTCCAGCGATAGCTCCAGCCGTTGCCGAAGCTGCCCTGCGGGCCGCCGTGGATGAGGAAGGCCACCGGGTACTTCTTGCCGGGCTGGTAATTCCACGGCTTCACGACGTAGCCGTGCACCGTTTCGTTGTTCCAGCCCTTGAACTGGAACTGCTGCGCATCGCCGAACTTCACGTCGGGCAGCATTTCGCCCGCGGTCTTCGTGATCGCGCGCTTGTTGCTGCCATCCAACTGCGCGGCGTACAGCACGTCGCCCGACTGCAGCGAGTTGCGGGTGAAGGCCAGCGTCGGGCCGGCGACGGCGAGCGCGGTCACCGTGCCGTCGGCGACGAGCGTCTTCGCTTCGCCACTGGCGATGTCCACCAGGAACATCGGCGCCTGGCCGACGTATTCGGCGGTGGTGTAGATCGACTTGCCGTCGTCCGACAACACGATGCCATTGGCGGAGACGTCCCACTTCGGCGCGATCTCGCGCGCATTTCCGCTGCCCATGTCCATCGCCATCAGGCCGAAGCGGTCGGCTTCGAAGCCCGGGCGCTGCATCGCGCGGTAGTACAGCGTCTTGCCGTCCTTCGCGAACACCGGGCCGGTGTCCCACGCCGGGTTGTTCGGGGTGAGGTTCTTCGCGGTGCCCGTGCCGTCGGCATTGACGAGGAAGAGGTCGAAGTTGGTCGACCACGGTTCCTTGCCGTCGGACTTGCGCGCGGAGAGCACGAGCGACTTGCCGTCGGGCGACCAGGTGAATTCGCTGGAATCGCCGAACGGACGCGAAGGCACGTCACCGATCACGTCGGCGCCGACGAGCGTGGCCTGCGTGATCTTCGCCTCGCCGAGCGGCGCCACGAAGAGGCGATTGAGCTTGCCTTCGTTCCAGGCGTCCCAGTGGCGGATGAAGAGATGGTCGAACAGCTTGCCCGATGCCTTCGTCTCGCCTTTGTCCTTGTCCTTCTTCGCGGTGCACGCCAGGTCGGCCTTGCACTCGGCGTAAGCCTCCATGCCCAGCGCGACGTGCTTGCCGTCCGGCGACACCTTGAACGCGCCCACGTCGAGCGCGACGTCGGTCAGCTGCACCGGCGCGCCGCCGGCCACCGGGATCGCGTAGAGCTGCATCGAACCCGACTTCGCGCTGAGGAAGTACACGCGCGTGCCGTCGGCCGAGTATTCCGGCGAGTTGACGTTCCAGCCTTCCGGCGTGAGGCGCACGGGCGGTGCGGCGTCGCGCGCGAACAGGTCTTCGATCCACAGGGACGTACTCGATTTGTTGGCGGCGAAGTCTACGACGCGCTTGGCGAACACGACCTTGCGGCCGTCCGGCGAAAGCACCGGCGAGGACACGCGATCGAGCTTGGCGAGGTCGCGCACTTCGAAACCGCGCGCGGCATGCGCCGCGATGGGAAGCGCCGACAGCAGCGCGAGGGACAGCAGGGCAGGACGGAGGTTCATGTGGGAATACCCGATCAGGCGTTGTTGACCGTGCGCGCCATGCGCTCGGTCCAGCGATAGAGGAAGAAGATGGCGGCGACGAAGGCAATGCCGCCGAGCCACACGGCCGGGCCGTTGGCGAATTCGTCGCCCACGATGGCCAGCGGGAACAGCTTGAACGCGACGATGCCCGCGATCAGCACGCCGATCAGGCCTTCGCCCACGATCATGCCGGAGGCCAGCAGGACGCCGAGCTGCTTGGTCGCTTCGGGGCGGGCGCTGCGATCGGCGCGCTTGTCGAAGTACCAGCCGGCAATCGCGCCGACGACGACCATCAACGTCGAGGACGTCGGGAGGTAGATGCCCAGGCCCACGGCGAGCGGGGAGAGGTGCGCGCCCTTGGTCGTGCGGCGCAGCACTTCGTCGACGATGATCAGCACCACGCCGATGCCCGCGCCGATGAGGATCAGGCTCCAGTCGATGTTGTTCTGGATCACGCCCATCGCGAGTGCGGAGATCAGTCCCGCCTGCGGTGCGGCGAGTGCCTTGGCGGTCGCGCCCGGCGCACCGACGAACCCGTAGGCCTCGTTCACCACGTCCAGCACGACGGGAATGATCGCCGCGCCGGCGATGACGCCGACCACCAGCGCCCACTGCTGCGCGGACGGTGTGGCGTCGACGAGCTGGCCGGTCTTCAGGTCCTGCAGGTTGTTGTTCGCGATTGCCGCCACGGTGAACACCACCGCGGTGACGAACAGCGCGAAGGCGACCAGGCCCTTTTCATGGCCCGGCTCGAGCAGCGGCTTGATGCCGAACACGAGCAGCAGCGCCGCGCCG comes from Lysobacter sp. KIS68-7 and encodes:
- a CDS encoding YbdD/YjiX family protein, with amino-acid sequence MPFAERLRTEFADAWRAAKQTARLAIGMPDYEVYVAHVRACHPEATPMTREAFAIERMQARYARGRSRCC
- a CDS encoding S9 family peptidase, which produces MNLRPALLSLALLSALPIAAHAARGFEVRDLAKLDRVSSPVLSPDGRKVVFAKRVVDFAANKSSTSLWIEDLFARDAAPPVRLTPEGWNVNSPEYSADGTRVYFLSAKSGSMQLYAIPVAGGAPVQLTDVALDVGAFKVSPDGKHVALGMEAYAECKADLACTAKKDKDKGETKASGKLFDHLFIRHWDAWNEGKLNRLFVAPLGEAKITQATLVGADVIGDVPSRPFGDSSEFTWSPDGKSLVLSARKSDGKEPWSTNFDLFLVNADGTGTAKNLTPNNPAWDTGPVFAKDGKTLYYRAMQRPGFEADRFGLMAMDMGSGNAREIAPKWDVSANGIVLSDDGKSIYTTAEYVGQAPMFLVDIASGEAKTLVADGTVTALAVAGPTLAFTRNSLQSGDVLYAAQLDGSNKRAITKTAGEMLPDVKFGDAQQFQFKGWNNETVHGYVVKPWNYQPGKKYPVAFLIHGGPQGSFGNGWSYRWNPQTYAGQGYAVVMIDFHGSTGYGQAFTDAISQHWGDRPLEDLQKGWAAAQQQFDFLNADKACALGASYGGFMVNWIAGNWNEPWKCLVTHDGVFDQRMMGFATEELWFSEWENGGTAIDHPEGYERFNPVNHVKNWKKPILVVHGQQDFRIPVEQGIGAFTAAQRQGIESKFLYFPDENHWVLKPQNSVLWHDTVNAWLKQHIGDEAK